DNA from Tripterygium wilfordii isolate XIE 37 chromosome 4, ASM1340144v1, whole genome shotgun sequence:
ATTGATTGAACTGTCGACTCCATCATCTAATGATGTTAAAGGCTACAAGCTCTGGTATTGCAAGAGTCAAGAAGAGACGCACACAAAAGAGCCTGTTTGTGTCTTTCCAAGAGCTCAGAGAAGGATTCTGGTATCCAATCTGCAGCCCTGTACTGAATATACCTTCCGTATTGTTTCTTATACAGAGGCTGGAGACTTGGGTCACTCTGAGGCCAAGTGTTTCACTAAGAGTGTAGAAATAATTGACAAGAATCCAGTTTCTGCGGTTGCCGTGTATCGTAAGAAAGATAAAGCTGTGACTGAAAGAAGCTCTTCTAGTGTCAACAGGGGGCTTTCAGTCAATTGTCCCGGATTCAAAGTTCGCGACCTTGGGAAGATGCTGCATCTGGCTTGGGCTCAACAGGAAGGCTGCTTTGAAGAATTATGCAGGGCTGATTTGGAAAAATGCTGTGGAGCAAGCAGCGACATGAAGCCTGAAACTCCAGAAGAAGATGCTTTGCCACCAGTTTCACGTGGACTGGACCTAAATGTTGTTCAAGTGCCTGATTTAAATGAAGAGCTAACTCCTCCATTAGAATCTTTGAGAGATGAAGATAATGGTTGCACTTTGGAGGGTGTAGTTGTGGCTGATGAGGATGCTGCTTCTCATGAGTTACAGAAGAATGGTTTAGCCAGATCAGATGGACGTGGTGGCTCCAAGACCTGGAACCATGGGCCCAATGGAGAACTGCCAACTGTTGATTCTCGAGGAGAGTTTAGCAGAAAAAGGGCAGCAGCGCAGTTTAATGAAGAGACGCACGACTGTGATAGCACACTGATAAACGGGCCACCAGTCCACCTTACAAATGGAAGGGGTTCCTTAGACAATAACTTTGAGTACTGTGTGAAGATAATTCGATGGCTGGAATGTCAAGGTCACATTAACCAGGAATTTAGATTGAAATTGCTAACATGGTTTAGCTTGAGATCAACAGAGCAGGAACGAAGGGTGGTCAACACCTTCATTCAAACTCTGATCGATGACCCAAGTAGTTTGGCAGGACAGTTGGTTGACTCCTTTTCAGATATGGTATCCAGCAAGAAGCCTGGCAATGGATTTTGTAGCAAGCTTTGGCATTAACTGAGGAAGGGCATgcatcaatcatcatcatcatcataaaaaGAGGATTCTTATTTGcttcatattaaatttttttcccttgcaATTGATTTACCTCTAATTGTTTCGCCATTCTTTACAGAGGGTTTC
Protein-coding regions in this window:
- the LOC119997417 gene encoding VIN3-like protein 1 isoform X2 → MDLDDKILAKASGIQSLSSSVQSTPEKNGHYDDASRSPELLQEFLKSGPKKELLRSCSDKDKKRSASSKSKIADHLKTSSKMIKKQDQKKASSSTNNQPSSRKQSRKGDNPMRLPPTAEQSSDFGYSNSWICKNSACRAVLSISDTFCKRCSCCICHLFDDNKDPSLWLVCASESFDGDSCGLSCHIECALQHEKVGVVNLGQLMHLDGSYCCASCGKVSGIVGCWRKQLTIAKDARRVDVLSYRLYLSYRLLDGTSMFKELHEIVKEAKAKLETEVGPVNGISAKMARGIVSRLSVAADVQKLCSNAIDKADEWLATISDLNSNRRDSLPCKFIFEEITSTSVKIILIELSTPSSNDVKGYKLWYCKSQEETHTKEPVCVFPRAQRRILVSNLQPCTEYTFRIVSYTEAGDLGHSEAKCFTKSVEIIDKNPVSAVAVYRKKDKAVTERSSSSVNRGLSVNCPGFKVRDLGKMLHLAWAQQEGCFEELCRADLEKCCGASSDMKPETPEEDALPPVSRGLDLNVVQVPDLNEELTPPLESLRDEDNGCTLEGVVVADEDAASHELQKNGLARSDGRGGSKTWNHGPNGELPTVDSRGEFSRKRAAAQFNEETHDCDSTLINGPPVHLTNGRGSLDNNFEYCVKIIRWLECQGHINQEFRLKLLTWFSLRSTEQERRVVNTFIQTLIDDPSSLAGQLVDSFSDMVSSKKPGNGFCSKLWH
- the LOC119997417 gene encoding VIN3-like protein 1 isoform X1 produces the protein MDLDDKILAKASGIQSLSSSVQSTPEKNGHYDDASRSPELLQEFLKSGPKKELLRSCSDKDKKRSASSKSKIADHLKTSSKMIKKQDQKKASSSTNNQPSSRKQSRKGDNPMRLPPTAEQSSDFGYSNSWICKNSACRAVLSISDTFCKRCSCCICHLFDDNKDPSLWLVCASESFDGDSCGLSCHIECALQHEKVGVVNLGQLMHLDGSYCCASCGKVSGIVGCWRKQLTIAKDARRVDVLSYRLYLSYRLLDGTSMFKELHEIVKEAKAKLETEVGPVNGISAKMARGIVSRLSVAADVQKLCSNAIDKADEWLATISDLNSNRREDSLPCKFIFEEITSTSVKIILIELSTPSSNDVKGYKLWYCKSQEETHTKEPVCVFPRAQRRILVSNLQPCTEYTFRIVSYTEAGDLGHSEAKCFTKSVEIIDKNPVSAVAVYRKKDKAVTERSSSSVNRGLSVNCPGFKVRDLGKMLHLAWAQQEGCFEELCRADLEKCCGASSDMKPETPEEDALPPVSRGLDLNVVQVPDLNEELTPPLESLRDEDNGCTLEGVVVADEDAASHELQKNGLARSDGRGGSKTWNHGPNGELPTVDSRGEFSRKRAAAQFNEETHDCDSTLINGPPVHLTNGRGSLDNNFEYCVKIIRWLECQGHINQEFRLKLLTWFSLRSTEQERRVVNTFIQTLIDDPSSLAGQLVDSFSDMVSSKKPGNGFCSKLWH
- the LOC119997417 gene encoding VIN3-like protein 1 isoform X3, with product MIKKQDQKKASSSTNNQPSSRKQSRKGDNPMRLPPTAEQSSDFGYSNSWICKNSACRAVLSISDTFCKRCSCCICHLFDDNKDPSLWLVCASESFDGDSCGLSCHIECALQHEKVGVVNLGQLMHLDGSYCCASCGKVSGIVGCWRKQLTIAKDARRVDVLSYRLYLSYRLLDGTSMFKELHEIVKEAKAKLETEVGPVNGISAKMARGIVSRLSVAADVQKLCSNAIDKADEWLATISDLNSNRREDSLPCKFIFEEITSTSVKIILIELSTPSSNDVKGYKLWYCKSQEETHTKEPVCVFPRAQRRILVSNLQPCTEYTFRIVSYTEAGDLGHSEAKCFTKSVEIIDKNPVSAVAVYRKKDKAVTERSSSSVNRGLSVNCPGFKVRDLGKMLHLAWAQQEGCFEELCRADLEKCCGASSDMKPETPEEDALPPVSRGLDLNVVQVPDLNEELTPPLESLRDEDNGCTLEGVVVADEDAASHELQKNGLARSDGRGGSKTWNHGPNGELPTVDSRGEFSRKRAAAQFNEETHDCDSTLINGPPVHLTNGRGSLDNNFEYCVKIIRWLECQGHINQEFRLKLLTWFSLRSTEQERRVVNTFIQTLIDDPSSLAGQLVDSFSDMVSSKKPGNGFCSKLWH